The sequence GCACCCTCGCCGGGCAGCAGCACGTTGCCGGCCATCGCCAGGCCGAACCTTGCCGACCACGTCGGGACGAGCCTCACCGCGCGGCCGCGCGCCTCGTTGGTGCGCCGGGCCATGTCCACCAGGTCCTGCGGCTCGGGCCCGGCGACATCGGCGTAACATCCCTGCGGCTCGCCCACCGCGATCTCGGCGAGGATGTCGGCCACGTCCGCGGGCGCGACCGGCTGCACGAGCAGCGGCGCGATCATGGCGACACCGTCCTGCTCGGTCCAGCCCGCCACCATCTCGGCGAAGTCGTGGAACTGGGTGGCCGGGACGACCGTCCACGGCACCGGCCCCGCGGCCACGAGGCGCTCCTGCTCCCGTTTGCCGGCGTAGTGCGCGTTGCCCTCGACGCGATGGATCCCGACGATCGACAGCAGCACGTGGTGACGGACACCGGCCCGCTCCTCGGCGGCGAGCAGGTTCCGCGTGGCGGTGCCGAAGTACGCCACCGTCTCGGCCTCGCCGACCGCCGGCCCGTTGGTCACGTCGACGACCGCCTCGGCACCGGCCAGGGCGTCGTCGAGCCCGTCACCGGTCGACAGGTCCACGCCGAGGGAGCGGCTGATGCGTACGACGTCGTGCCCGCCCCGTTCGAGGACGGCGACGGTGAGGGCCCCGATGTTCCCGGTCGCGCCGGCGACTGCGATCCGCATGATGATCTCTCCTTCTGCTCGCTGTCGAGCAGACAGTATCATGGACTAAAGAGGTCCATAATATCTGCGATAGACTCGGGGCGTGAAGCTGCCTGTGAGCACCGAATGGGTTCTGCACTGCGCCACGACGCTGGCCCAGCTCGATCCGGGAGCCAGCGCGTCGGCGGCACAGCTCGCGCAGTACTACGACCTCCCGGCGGCCTATCTCACCAAGCAGCTGAAGTCGCTCGTCAGAGCCGGCCTGCTGGCCGCGACCACGGGCCCGCGGGGAGGATTCCGGCTCGCGCGGCCCGCCTCCGAGATCACGCTCCTGCAGATCGTCGAGGCAGTCGACGGCACGTCCCCACCGTATGAGTGCCGCGAGATCCGCCAGCAGGGACGGGGAGCGCTGGCCCCCGAGGAGTGCCGCCGCACCTGCATCCTCGCCGAGAAGATGGCCGACGCACACGAGGCGTGGCGACGCACCCTTGCCGAGGTCACCCTCGCCGGCATCCTCGCCGCGCTGCCCCCGTCGGCGCCGTCCCGCACCCGGCGGCGCCTGGCGGGGACGGCGTAGTCCGTCCACGGCCCTCAAGACACGTCCACGCCCTCCGGGACACGTCCACCGCCCCTCAAGACACGTCCACGCCCTCCGGGACACATCCACCGCCCCTCAAGACACGTCCACGCCCTCCGGGACACGTCCACCGCCCCTCAAGACACGTCCACGCCCTCCGGGACACATCCACCGCCCCTCAAGACACGTCCACGCCCCCCCGGGACACATCCACCGCCCCTCAAGACACGTCCACGCCCCCGGGACATCAGTAGCTGAAGGTGGTCGCGCCCTCGTCGCCGATCCACTGCCACATGGGGACGGTGCCGCCCAGCTCCGCGCCCTCGACGAGCCGCCGCCTGTCGAGCGCGCGGGCCTCGAAGCAGATCGGGCATCCCAGGTAGCGTCCGCCATGGCCAGGTCCAGGCCGCGCCGGGCCTCCTCCGCGGCACGCCCGGCGTCGCCGTACCACAGGAAGCACTCCGAGCGGGCCGCCGCGACCGGGCAGACCCGCTGCACCTCACCGGTGCGTTCGAGCCTGGCGGGCGGCCTCGTCCAGCGTGGCCGGCGCCTCGGGCTCGCCGCGAGCCGCCCGGATCCGGCCCCGCGCCACCAGCGCGGGAACCACGGCGACCCCGCCCCGGACCGGCCGGTCCAGCGCCGCGTCCGCGTCGGCCAGCGCGCCGGTCCAGTTGCGGCCGGGGCCGGGGCCGGACCCCCGGCCTTCCGCCTCCCGGGCGCGGCAACCGCCGGTTCGACGGCCGGTCCTGTCGTGGGCGGTTGCTAGCCTCCGGCCATGTTGAAGATCGGAGACACCGCAGCCGTGCTCCTGCCGCTGGGGGGATACGGCGCCTGCCAGGTGAGCGGGATCGACGCCGACGGCTGGGTGACGGTGTGCGTGCTCGACTGGCGCTCCGACGCGATGCCAACGCTGGACGACCTGTCCTCGGCGGGTCCCCTGCTCCGCGACCACCACAGCTGGTCGGCGGAGCCGGAGGCCCTCAGGATCGACGGCTCCGATGCCCCACCGCCTGATTTCGTATGGCTCGGACATCTGCCGATTCACCCGGACGTCCCGCGCGAGATCGATTCCCTCGGTGGCTGGGAAGGCCTGCCGCTGCAGATCGCCCACCAGAGGCGATGGGCCCTGCAGGTGCCCGCGGAGGCCAAGGCGGCCTACAAGAACTCCGCCAGAGGCCCGGTCGTGGTCGATCTCGGTGATGCGCCGCAGACCATGGACGCCACGACGTCGAGGCTCGACCTTCCGGCTCATCTCGCGGAGGTCCGCTGGTCGGGCCTGGACGCGCTGCCACGCCTGACCGCTCTGGGATGGTCCGGGGCCGATCGCGGCCTCTCCGAGGCCGTCGCCGGTCGGCCCATGATCCAGTCTCTGATCTGGGAGTCCCCACCGGCCGTCGTGGATCTGAGCACGACGCACCTGACCGAGCTCGTCATCCGGGGCTCCGGGCTGCGGCACCTCCGTCTCCCGCCCGGCCTGATGGATCTCCGGCTGACCGCCGAGCCACCCGAGGTTGTCGAGGCGGCCGAGGAGGGCCGATGGATCCAGCTCACCATGACCTCACCCGCTCCCGTCCCGAGCGGCCTGCATGGGATCCGTGACCTCGACCTGCGGGTGACAGACGACCTGTCCATGGCCGCGCTGGGCGCCCTGACCGATCTGGAGTCGTTGCAGATCTGGTGGTCCCGACCGTACGGCCGGCTGCTGGACGCCGCCGGCCCGGGCCTATTGCAGCGGTTGCACACCCTGCGGCTCACCGACGCGTACGGCGTCGACTCGTCCTCCCTGCCACTCCCCGCGCCGTCCCTGCGCCGCCTGGACCTCGCAGGGATCCGGCGCAGCCAGGTCAAACCGATCAAGGCCCGCTACAAGGACTCGCCCGTGTGCGTGACCATCCGG comes from Streptosporangium roseum DSM 43021 and encodes:
- a CDS encoding SDR family oxidoreductase gives rise to the protein MRIAVAGATGNIGALTVAVLERGGHDVVRISRSLGVDLSTGDGLDDALAGAEAVVDVTNGPAVGEAETVAYFGTATRNLLAAEERAGVRHHVLLSIVGIHRVEGNAHYAGKREQERLVAAGPVPWTVVPATQFHDFAEMVAGWTEQDGVAMIAPLLVQPVAPADVADILAEIAVGEPQGCYADVAGPEPQDLVDMARRTNEARGRAVRLVPTWSARFGLAMAGNVLLPGEGARIAPTTFDEWLAEQR
- a CDS encoding RrF2 family transcriptional regulator; the protein is MKLPVSTEWVLHCATTLAQLDPGASASAAQLAQYYDLPAAYLTKQLKSLVRAGLLAATTGPRGGFRLARPASEITLLQIVEAVDGTSPPYECREIRQQGRGALAPEECRRTCILAEKMADAHEAWRRTLAEVTLAGILAALPPSAPSRTRRRLAGTA